From the Clarias gariepinus isolate MV-2021 ecotype Netherlands chromosome 3, CGAR_prim_01v2, whole genome shotgun sequence genome, one window contains:
- the myzap gene encoding myocardial zonula adherens protein isoform X1 encodes MLRNGTAGSMLTTTSTPDQRSERGVRRLRLTLRSEDIPGGQNERTKSYPRSDGKMVNGTWMKKNGLMQRERPPGRESPVEEKHSYSLNNGDVAERETLPGLRVYGAVQQEAMSRDRSSSDLADEMRYIREVRDSLEKVRERMYGQFGGMQQSIQKLSQELKVANSHKNYLEAEVKTGRAALDSFDQMNSSLISANIDLQKSLLESCQGRVGNREEMKALRSSFEKTEEKLRERERQLAAAHAENHILKQQVESSQEASAQALKQLSDKLQQQYDQQLQEQERKHREELEALRAQLEEYMRRLEEAERNMKLAEAKIAERDQRISEVERLLDCMAQEKAHLTQKLCDCEKRLRSMGEDQLDSVGAKKAEQLQKEASELKDRIKHLNDMVFCQQRKVKGMIEEVTTLRADVARKDAYISELLDRLAIVECENNELEDKLKYFMSVQKATETKPITKDIGVGCDFTISRPDPQPYEGPSFPRPQSRLEQSLLRYTPLQYSTMLSGRSRETATSPLENVAPAPRPTHEEPTPSTSPNTELSSSRSPRPPIYTPYMRLMEISSKLNIN; translated from the exons GACGGCAAGATGGTCAACGGCACCTGGATGAAGAAGAATGGCCTCATGCAGAGAGAAAGACCTCCAGGCAGAGAATCACCTGTAGAGGAAAAG CACTCTTACAGTTTGAACAATGGTGATGTTGCTGAGCGAGAGACGTTGCCAGGACTCCGGGTGTATGGTGCTGTGCAGCAGGAAGCAATGTCTCGTGACCGGTCTTCTAGTGACCTGGCAGATGAGATGAGGTACATCAGAGAG GTCCGAGACTCCTTGGAGAAGGTCAGAGAACGGATGTACGGTCAGTTTGGAGGAATGCAACAATCAATCCAAAAGCTCTCACAAGAATTAAAG GTAGCTAACTCGCATAAGAACTATCTGGAGGCTGAGGTAAAGACGGGGAGAGCAGCTCTCGACAGTTTCGATCAGATGAACAGCTCTCTCATATCAGCCAACATCGACTTGCAG AAGTCACTCCTGGAGAGTTGTCAGGGCCGTGTGGGAAACAGGGAGGAGATGAAAGCGCTGCGCAGTTCCTTCGAAAAGACTGAGGAGAaactgagggagagagagagacagctggCTGCTGCCCATGCTGAAAACCACATTCTGAAGCAACag gtggagtCCTCCCAAGAGGCCAGTGCTCAGGCTTTAAAGCAGTTGAGTGATAAACTCCAGCAGCAGTACGACCAGCAGCTGCAGGAAcaggagaggaaacacagagagGAACTCGAGGCTCTGCGG GCCCAGCTTGAGGAGTACATGAGGCGACTGGAGGAGGCTGAGAGGAACATGAAGCTTGCTGAGGCGAAAATAGCCGAGAGGGACCAGAGGATCAGCGAGGTGGAGCGTCTCCTTGATTGCATGGCTCAG GAAAAGGCACACTTAACCCAGAAACTCTGCGACTGTGAAAAACGCTTACGCAGCATGGGTGAGGATCAGCTGGACTCGGTTGGCGCTAAAAA GGCTGAGCAGTTACAGAAGGAGGCGTCCGAGTTGAAAGACAGAATAAAGCATCTGAATGACATGGTGTTCTGCCAGCAGAGAAAGGTCAAGGGCATGATAGAAGAG GTGACAACACTGCGAGCTGATGTGGCACGGAAGGATGCGTACATTTCCGAGTTGCTGGACAGACTAGCGATTGTGGAGTGTGAg AATAATGAGTTAGAAGACAAGCTGAAGTATTTTATGTCTGTACAGAAAGCTACTGAAACTAAACCCATCACGAAAGATATTGGAGTTGGCTGCGACTTTACCATTAG CCGTCCTGATCCTCAGCCGTATGAAGGTCCGTCTTTCCCAAGACCTCAGAGCCGACTGGAGCAGAGCTTACTTCGATATACACCTTTGCAGTACAGCACCATGCTCTCAGGACGCTCACGGGAAACTGCAACAAGTCCTTTAGAGAACGTTGCACCAGCTCCAAGGCCCACTCATGAAGAACCAACGCCATCTACCTCCCCAAACACAGAACTGTCATCCTCTAGGAGTCCCCGGCCTCCAATCTACACACCATATATGAGGCTGATGGAGATCTCATCTAAGCTAAATATAAACTGA
- the LOC128519647 gene encoding serine/threonine-protein kinase pim-1-like has translation MSKPVPCENVVQLIEWFEMPDCYIFILERPGPCTDLRQFLKGHKSHLLEPLAQHIMHQVVQAARHCCDCGVLYRDIRAENLLINTDTLKVKLIDFSCCDFLKDTPYTTYPGKCIVVMGQNLIKCNGEPFVTYLMPLIFLAFFLPEWVCQGEYHGRPATVWSLGVLLFDLVCGVSGGFYGVVSTPYVVQDSSSSESFEIRPV, from the exons ATGTCTAAACCAGTACCATGTGAGAATGTAGTACAGCTGATTGAATGGTTTGAGATGCCAGATTGCTACATTTTTATCTTGGAGAGACCCGGCCCCTGCACAGATCTTCGCCAGTTTCTAAAAGGTCACAAAAGTCATCTGTTAGAACCACTAGCTCAGCACATCATGCATCAGGTGGTTCAGGCCGCTCGACATTGCTGTGACTGTGGCGTTCTGTATCGAGACATCAGGGCAGAAAATCTTCTCAtcaacacagacacactgaaAGTAAAACTAATTGATTTTAGCTGTTGTGATTTTTTAAAGGACACTCCCTACACCACTTATCCAGGTAAATGCATAGTAGTTAtgggacagaatttaataaaatgcaatGGAGAACCCTTTGTGACATATCTGATGCCACTCATTTTTCTGGCTTTCTTTCTGCCTGAgtgggtgtgtcagggtgaaTATCATGGTCGTCCTGCTACTGTATGGAGTCTGGGAGTACTCCTATTCGACTtggtgtgtggtgtgtctgGAG GGTTTTATGGCGTAGTGTCTACACCCTACGTAGTGCAGGACTCCTCCAGTAGTGAGTCATTTGAAATACGGCCTGTCTAA
- the myzap gene encoding myocardial zonula adherens protein isoform X2: MLRNGTAGSMLTTTSTPDQRSERGVRRLRLTLRSEDIPGGQNERTKSYPRSDGKMVNGTWMKKNGLMQRERPPGRESPVEEKHSYSLNNGDVAERETLPGLRVYGAVQQEAMSRDRSSSDLADEMRYIREVRDSLEKVRERMYGQFGGMQQSIQKLSQELKVANSHKNYLEAEVKTGRAALDSFDQMNSSLISANIDLQKSLLESCQGRVGNREEMKALRSSFEKTEEKLRERERQLAAAHAENHILKQQVESSQEASAQALKQLSDKLQQQYDQQLQEQERKHREELEALRAQLEEYMRRLEEAERNMKLAEAKIAERDQRISEVERLLDCMAQEKAHLTQKLCDCEKRLRSMGEDQLDSVGAKKAEQLQKEASELKDRIKHLNDMVFCQQRKVKGMIEEVTTLRADVARKDAYISELLDRLAIVECEKATETKPITKDIGVGCDFTISRPDPQPYEGPSFPRPQSRLEQSLLRYTPLQYSTMLSGRSRETATSPLENVAPAPRPTHEEPTPSTSPNTELSSSRSPRPPIYTPYMRLMEISSKLNIN; this comes from the exons GACGGCAAGATGGTCAACGGCACCTGGATGAAGAAGAATGGCCTCATGCAGAGAGAAAGACCTCCAGGCAGAGAATCACCTGTAGAGGAAAAG CACTCTTACAGTTTGAACAATGGTGATGTTGCTGAGCGAGAGACGTTGCCAGGACTCCGGGTGTATGGTGCTGTGCAGCAGGAAGCAATGTCTCGTGACCGGTCTTCTAGTGACCTGGCAGATGAGATGAGGTACATCAGAGAG GTCCGAGACTCCTTGGAGAAGGTCAGAGAACGGATGTACGGTCAGTTTGGAGGAATGCAACAATCAATCCAAAAGCTCTCACAAGAATTAAAG GTAGCTAACTCGCATAAGAACTATCTGGAGGCTGAGGTAAAGACGGGGAGAGCAGCTCTCGACAGTTTCGATCAGATGAACAGCTCTCTCATATCAGCCAACATCGACTTGCAG AAGTCACTCCTGGAGAGTTGTCAGGGCCGTGTGGGAAACAGGGAGGAGATGAAAGCGCTGCGCAGTTCCTTCGAAAAGACTGAGGAGAaactgagggagagagagagacagctggCTGCTGCCCATGCTGAAAACCACATTCTGAAGCAACag gtggagtCCTCCCAAGAGGCCAGTGCTCAGGCTTTAAAGCAGTTGAGTGATAAACTCCAGCAGCAGTACGACCAGCAGCTGCAGGAAcaggagaggaaacacagagagGAACTCGAGGCTCTGCGG GCCCAGCTTGAGGAGTACATGAGGCGACTGGAGGAGGCTGAGAGGAACATGAAGCTTGCTGAGGCGAAAATAGCCGAGAGGGACCAGAGGATCAGCGAGGTGGAGCGTCTCCTTGATTGCATGGCTCAG GAAAAGGCACACTTAACCCAGAAACTCTGCGACTGTGAAAAACGCTTACGCAGCATGGGTGAGGATCAGCTGGACTCGGTTGGCGCTAAAAA GGCTGAGCAGTTACAGAAGGAGGCGTCCGAGTTGAAAGACAGAATAAAGCATCTGAATGACATGGTGTTCTGCCAGCAGAGAAAGGTCAAGGGCATGATAGAAGAG GTGACAACACTGCGAGCTGATGTGGCACGGAAGGATGCGTACATTTCCGAGTTGCTGGACAGACTAGCGATTGTGGAGTGTGAg AAAGCTACTGAAACTAAACCCATCACGAAAGATATTGGAGTTGGCTGCGACTTTACCATTAG CCGTCCTGATCCTCAGCCGTATGAAGGTCCGTCTTTCCCAAGACCTCAGAGCCGACTGGAGCAGAGCTTACTTCGATATACACCTTTGCAGTACAGCACCATGCTCTCAGGACGCTCACGGGAAACTGCAACAAGTCCTTTAGAGAACGTTGCACCAGCTCCAAGGCCCACTCATGAAGAACCAACGCCATCTACCTCCCCAAACACAGAACTGTCATCCTCTAGGAGTCCCCGGCCTCCAATCTACACACCATATATGAGGCTGATGGAGATCTCATCTAAGCTAAATATAAACTGA